In Actinoplanes sp. NBC_00393, a single genomic region encodes these proteins:
- a CDS encoding CueP family metal-binding protein codes for MKVFIVATTVSALLLAGCATADDPVTASNAVPSTATATATATSASGQADALLATHGLAGKNTVELIDHLDRLSVAERPTALKASVRPHELVISSGAQEYQLDIPDGQFYLSVAPYANQTHQCFYHSLTTCKGELADQDVQVKIVDETNSKVLVDEVRTTFDNGFVGLWLPQGITATLRITHDGKTGQTKIATGEQAPTCLTTLRLT; via the coding sequence ATGAAAGTCTTCATCGTCGCCACAACGGTGTCCGCATTGCTGTTGGCCGGTTGCGCGACGGCCGACGATCCCGTGACCGCATCGAACGCCGTACCCTCAACCGCAACCGCAACCGCAACCGCAACCTCAGCGAGCGGACAGGCCGATGCACTTCTCGCGACCCACGGCCTTGCAGGCAAGAACACCGTCGAACTTATCGACCACCTCGACCGGCTGAGCGTCGCGGAACGGCCGACCGCGCTGAAAGCCTCAGTTCGACCCCACGAACTGGTGATCTCCAGCGGGGCACAGGAATACCAACTCGACATACCCGATGGCCAGTTCTACCTGTCCGTGGCGCCGTACGCGAACCAGACGCACCAATGCTTCTACCACTCCCTCACCACTTGCAAGGGCGAACTCGCCGACCAAGACGTGCAGGTGAAGATCGTCGACGAGACGAACAGCAAAGTACTGGTTGACGAGGTCCGGACCACCTTCGACAACGGGTTCGTCGGGCTCTGGCTACCCCAGGGCATCACAGCCACGCTGCGGATCACCCATGACGGCAAAACCGGGCAGACGAAAATCGCCACCGGCGAGCAGGCGCCGACCTGCCTGACCACACTCCGACTCACGTAA